In the genome of Dyadobacter fermentans DSM 18053, the window GCCCGAATCTGTGCAGGCCTTTCCGGACGGGGAAGCTTTTCTGGATATTTATAAAAAAGCCGGTTTCATTAATACCAAATGCATATCACTTACCTTCGGGATCTGTTCAATTTACGTCGGACACAAGTAATTATAGGCATTCTGGCGCTGCTGTTGGCGGCTCAGGAGGCGCATTCTCAGGGCATCGGATACCGTCGCAAGCACCTCGAATACTACGACGATAAGCCGATCCATTACGGTATTCTTTTCGCGGTGCCGTTCACCCGCTTCAACATCAAGCACAGCAACGATTTTGTGACGAAGGACACGGCATTCGTGATCGAATCGCCCAGAAACGCGGCATTCCGCATGGGTTTTACGATCAATGCATATTTAAACGAGCATTTTGACCTGCGCACGACGCCGTCCGTTTCACTTTACGAGCGGCATGTGAAGTTCAGATATCCCAACGGCACCGATCGCACCGAAAAGCGGGAGTCGACGTGGATCGAAATCCCGCTCTTGCTAAAATACAAATCCGTCCGAAGGGTCAACTCGCGCATGTACATGGTCGCAGGGGTAACGTTGGGTTTGGAAACGAACGTGAAACGCAACCGTGGAGGGGGTGTGGGCGCACTGGATACTAAGTCAAGCGACTTTTCGATCGACTACGGCATCGGCTACGAGCAATTTTTCGAGTTCTTCAAATTCGCGCCGGAGCTGCGTTTTTCGCACGGATTGACAAACATGCTGGTGCCTGGAAAAAATTCTGTCGGAAATGGCATCAGCCGTATGCGGACGCACACGGTAACGCTGTATTTAAATTTCGAATAGCGTATCCTGGTTATCAGCACGTTAAAAAATATTTGAAATTTTTTTTCAAGAATATTTGCAGAGTTCAATTTAGTCGCACATATTTGCACTCCCAAACGACGAGAAAACAAAAGAAAAAAGAAAGGGAGTTTAGCTCAGTTGGTTCAGAGCATCTGCCTTACAAGCAGAGGGTCGGGGGTTCGAATCCCTCAACTCCCACGAAAGCACCGAGAAATCGGTGCTTTTTTAGTTTCTAGCTCAGTTGGTTCAGAGGATCTGGGATCAAACCCAAAACTTGTGGAGCATATATGATTTTGGATCAGTCCGAAAACTTGGGGGGCGGTGAAAAAAGTAGTTGTTTTGCAGTGAATCAATATTGAATGCATTGCAAGAGTCTTATTTAGCCCTAGTCCGCTTCCTGTTACCTGAGGGTATCCTCGATTATTTCGAACTTTCCAAAATCGTTGAAGGCCTCACTGGTCTGCATATCTACCTGGAAGAAAAGAATCTTCCTCCTTCCGAGTACAAAGATCAAAAATTAGAGTCGAAGGGCTTCCTGCCCGAGATTTACATCCAAGATTTTCCCATTCGCAATCAGAAGGTTACACTTTGCATTAAGCGTCGGCGCTGGGAAGTCAAGGATACGGGTGAGATTATCAGCAGAGATTGGAATGTTGTGCAACAGGGGACTCGGATGACCAAAGAGTTCGCTGACTTTTTAAAAACAATGTATTGATAATAATCCTGTTAGTTGTTCTCAGTTAGGCAAATACTTTCATCTTGACGGCAAGCAGCTTCAACAGCAGTATAAAGACCATATAAGCGACTACAAAGACTGGGATCAACGCGAGCATGCTGCTGACTGGCTGTTGTACCCTGAGAACACCGGTCCGTATTTAAGCATTGACGAGACCTCTCTTTCCAACGGAGAGCTTTACACTATTGTGACCAATAAAGCAACCAAGGGGCGAAAAGGCTCATTGGTGGCTATGGTCAAAGGCACGCAAGCCAGCTCTGTCATCGAGGTTTTGAGAAAGATTCCCAAGCGCATCCGCGGCAAAGTACGGGAAGTGACGCTGGACATGGCCGCCAACATGGGGTTGATAGTCAGTCGATGCTTTCCGAAGGCGTCAAAGGTTATTGATCGTTTCCATGTCCAGAAACTAGCCTTTGATGCAGTACAAGAAATTAGGATACAACATCGGTGGCGGGCTTTGGATCAAGAAAATCAAGCTATTGAAGAGGCCAGACAATCCGGTTTGGCATATCAGCCCGAGATTCTTTCTAATGGCGATACTCTTAAACAGCTGCTAGTCAGGAGCAGGTACTTGCTTTTCAAGCATCATGAAAAATGGACCTTCTCACAGGTCCAGCGTTCCCGGCTACTTTTTGAACGTTACCCACTTATCGAGCAGGCTTACAAGCTCGCAACAGGCTTAGGAACCGTTTTTCGGGTTTGCAAGTCCAAAGAGCAGGCATTTAAAAAGCTGGCGCTCTGGTACAATCAGGTAGAAGATTGCGGCCTGGATTCTTTCAAAACTGTGGCCAGGTCCATTCAAACGCATTATCTGGACATCCTAAACTGCTTCAATAACAGGAGCACCAACGCTTCAGCTGAATCATTCAATGCGAAGATCAAGGCTTTTAGGTCATCTTCCAGAGGCGTGAGGGATATTCAATTCTTCCTATTCAGGCTTACCAAACTCTATGCTTAACTTCCCCCCAAGAATTCTGCTTGATCCATGATTTTTCTAGGTTTGTATATTTAATAAACCTAGTCTGTTTTGGAGAGTTTCCTGCCTATTATTCCGTTTCTACTACCAGAGTTCATCCTCGAAAATTTTGAATTAACCTCCATCGACCGGCAGGACGGTGTATTTCATGTGCATATCGACGAGAAGAATGCAGATGAGAATGACCCGGAAAGGAAGAACCTGCTCTCCAAGGGCTTTTTTCCGACAATTACTGTTCAGGATTTCCCAATTCGGGGCCATAAGGTCTTTCTTCACATCAAGCGTCGCAGGTGGCTCAATACCAAAACAGGAAAAGTAGTTTACAGAGACTGGACTGAGGTAGGTAATGGAACGCGAATGACGAGTGAATTCGCGAATTTTTTAAAAGATATCAGTCGATACCAGCCCGAATAGCGCCTGGTCGGTCGGACGGTTCTACGGTATTAACGGCAGAGCTTTGCTACGCCATTACCGTGATTTTCAGAGTGGATTTAAAGATTGGAACCAACGGAAGCATGCCAAGAAGTGGCTGCTATTTCCTCAAAATCTGGGATCTCGCCTATCAATCGACCAGACTAGTCTTTCGCATGGTGAATTGTACACAATCCTTACCAATAAAGCTGCAAAAGGCGGGAAAGGAAGTATAGTTGCCATTGTTGCTGGTACAAAGGCTGAAACGGTTATTGAGATTATCCGTAAAATCCCGGAATCTCTGCGGAAGAAAGTGTCTGAAATTACGCTTGACATGGCTGGCAGCATGACGGTCCGCCGCCGCGGCAATGATCGCTAAGCGATGTTTTCCGCGCGCATTACGGGTCACCGACCGTTTTCACGTGCAAAGGTTAGCTATTGAAGCCTTGCAAGAAATCCGCATCAAACATCGCTGGGAAGCATTAGATCTGGAAAACGATGCCATTGAGCGGGCAAAGGCTAATCAGGTCGAATATCAGCCAGAAGTGTTACCTAATGGTGATACCTTGAAGCAATTATTGGCGCGTGGCAGATATGCGTTGTATAAAAAGCCTAATACGTGGACTGACAATCAAAAAGAGAGGGCTCAACTGCTTTTTGAACTCTTTCCAGACCTTAAAAAAGCATATGATCTGGCTCAGGAGCTAAGCAACATTTTCACCAACACAACCGAAAAGATTTACGGATTAACCAGACTAGCGAAGTGGCATGAAAAAGTCAGGCAGTCAGGCTTCAAATCCTTCAACACCGTCGCCAGATCTATAGAGAATCACTACAAGACCATTGTCAATTATTTTGATAACCGGAGCACCAACGCATCTGCTGAGTCTTTTAATGCTAAGATCAAAGCGTTCAGGGCTCAGTTCCGAGGTGTCAGAAATATCGAATTCTTCTTATATCGCCTCACTCAGCTATATGCTTAATCCAAGTTACTCCACAAGTTTTGGTCTTGATCCAGCATCTGCCCGCGCGGCGTCCGCTTACAAGCAGGGGGTCGGGGACGGTCCGCCGCTGCGGTTCGAATCCCTCAACTCCCACGAAAGCACCGAGAAATCGGTGCTTTTTTTGTTTTTAATCCTTCCCAAGTTCAGCCGCTGCGACGGTTCGCCGCTGCCGATCGAATCCTCAGTTTCCGGATCAGCCCGAAAAGTTGGCGAGCTTCAAATGAAGTTGTTGTTTCTTTCGAAGTAATGAATCATCCAAACATCAGCATGAATTCCGCAAACGGGTAGCGACAAGCTTCGCGTACCTTGTTGCTGGTATTTCCAATGAATCAATTGAAGCTATGAAAACGATATTGCTGCTTCTGCTGGCGGGTATGTTTGCATCTTGTAATGCGAATGATCAGCCGGTCACAAACGAGATGAATATGCGACAGGACAACTTAATCGAGCTGGTAACAAAAAACGACCTCGAAGGCATGAAGAAGGCGCTCGCTGCCGGAGCTAATGTAAATACAAGGGACAATCGTGGACGTACGCTCCTGTTGTTGGCGACTATCGACAAACAAACGGCGATGGCCACGCTGCTCGCCGAGAATGGCGCTGATGCCAATTTGCAGGATGATATTCACGACAGCCCGTTCCTTTACGCAGGGGCTACCGGGCAAACGGAGCTGGTGAAAATTTTCCTGGCTCGTGGCGCGCGGTTTGACATTTTCAACCGGTACAATGGAACCGCATTGATCCCCGCATGCGAACGCGGACACGTGGAAACCGTGAAAGTGCTGGTCGGCACGAAAGGCTTCCCGGTTAATCATGTGAATCGGCTCGGCTGGACCGCATTAATGGAAGCGATAGTGTTGGGAAACGGAAGTAAAAAGTATCAGGAAATCGTGCAGATCCTCAAAGATGGGGGTGCCGATGTTGGAATTCCCGACCACGACGGTGTCACACCGTTGCAGCACGCCAGAAATCGCGGTTTTGCTGAGATTGTGAAGATTTTGGAATGAAAAAACGGAGGACCGGAGAAACGAAGGAAAGGACGGTAGAAGATAATGTGTAGAAAGTGCGAATGGCGGCCGACCGGTCGCCATTTCTTTTAGGATGATTTTTATAATATATAATTTTATTTTATATATAAAATTGGTTACAATTGCGTATCAAATAAAAGCTGATAGGCAATGGAAAACAAACGGTTTGATCCCGACTTTTTTAGGATTATCGAGTTGCTTTTGATGATTGGTCTATTGTCCGCGTGCGGAGAGACGAGTGAAATAGTCGTTCGTGGCGATCTGCGGGGGGCCGATACGTTTCTGGAAGGGAAGCGGATCTTCCTGGAAAATGCAGAAACGCGCTACTTTGTAGATACAACCGTAGTGCGCGATGGACAATTCGAATTCCAAATCGACACGCAAAAGGACTTTATCCCCTTCCGTGCGGCCATCTATTTTGAAACCGGGAATCCCGAATGGCCGCGTCAGTTGATTGGTTATCGAAACCCCTATTTTATGAAGACCGGCGAGGTGAATTTTTATGCGGAAAGAGGTCTGATGGAGCTTCAATTGGATACAATCCGCGTATTTACACCAAAAAATACGGAGGTAATGTTCAACATAAAGGACGTTAATCGGCAAACCAGTACGCTCTTTCACCATTTTAGTTTAAAAACCGGCGCCCAAAATGTTGCCGCTAACCGAGCCTACAATCGGTCGTTGGTCGAGAGGCATCCTTATTCGTTGGATCTGCTGCGCAATTTGAATTTCAGGAAGGCGGCGCTCCAACCCGATGAAGCCAAAGAATTGCTCGCACTTTTCGATCCACAGCTGCATACGAACCCAGTTTATATTACCCTGCAAAACTATGCGATGCTCGAAAACAAAACCGGCAAGGATTTTCCCGCGACAGTCGCGTTGAAAACGGCAGACGACCGGCTTTACGACGAAGCGCTGCTAGATCCAACCAAACATAATCTCATTGTTTTCTGGGCAAGCTGGTGCGGGCCTTGCAGGATGGAAATTCCGCAAATCAAAAAGCTTTACGAGCGCAGTAATGCAAAGCTGAATATCGTAAGCATATCTGTCGATAAGGATCAGGGTGCCTGGAAGGGTGCGATGCAGAAGGAGCAAATGCCCTGGAAGCAATTTCTGTTGCCCGCAGGCGAAACTTACGCGATGCTGGACAAAAAGTACAATCTGGAAACCATTCCCGTTTGGATGCTGCTCGATCACAAGGGCAAAATGATCGAGCAGCATGTGGGTTACGACACCGGCGAAAATGCGATGGATTTAAAAGTGGCCAAGCTTTTGAAATGAATGCAAACTCTACAACCGCACCTCGCCACCAAGCTCCGCCGAGCGCAGCCCCGCTTCCAGCACCTGAATAATCTTTAATCCATCCGCAAAGTCCGGTTTGATGTCCGTATCGTTTTCAATGGCATTCAGAAAGTCAACCACTGCGTGTACGAACGCGTGTTCGTAGCCGATTATGTGCCCGGCGGGCCACCAGTTGCCGGCGTACGGGTGAATGGATTCCGTCGCGAGGATCGTCCGGAAGCCGTGTTCGCCTTTGGTGTCTTCGTTGGAATAGTATTGCAGCTCGTTCATTCGTTCGAGGTCGAAAACGAGACTACCCTTGCTGCCGTAGATTTCGAATGTGAGGCGATTTTTGCGGCCTGTCGCAAAGCGCGTCGCTTCGAACGAGCCGATAGCGCCGTTTTCGAACCTTACCATCATTAATGCCGCGTCTTCGACGGTTACTTCACCCATTTCGTCGCCCTTGGATGCGCCGGAGAGGCTGCCGGTGGCGGTTTCATCGGCGATGGGGCGCTCTTTGATGAAATTCGTGGTGAGTGCGGACACGGACGTAACGTCGCCGATAAGAAAATGGGCCAGGTCGACCGCGTGCGAGTTGAGGTCCCATTGCGGCCCGGCCTGCGCAGTTTCCTTTTTCAATTGCCAGGTGAGCGGAAATGACGGGTCAACGATCCAATCCTGCTGATAGGCACAGCGCCAGTGGAAAATCCGGCCGATTTTGCCCTCTTCGATCATCTTTTTGGCAAGCGCGACAGCCGGGACGCGGCGGTAGTTATGGTTGAGATAGTGCTTCACGCCCGTTTCCTGGCACACTTTCAGCATTTCGGCGGCCTGCTCGCTGGTCATGGAAAGTGGTTTTTCGCAGAAAATATGCTTGCCTGCTTTCGCCGCGGCCAGGGCAACTTCGTAATGAAGGTTCTGAGGCAATGCGATGTCGATGATATCGATGTCGGGCCGGGTCACGAGTTTTTGCCAATCAGGTTCGGTTTCTTCCCAGCCCCAGTTTTGGGCAAACTCCGAGAGGGATTCCTGATGGCGGCCGCAGGCTGCTTTGAGGACCGGCGTTGAAGGCGTATCGAAAAACAACGGCGCCTTGATCCACGCATTACTGTGCGCGCGACCCATGAATTTGTAACCGACTATGCCAACATTGATCTGTTTTTTCATGAAAAATTTGTGTGGTTAAGATGATGTGCTGAACTGATTTTGCCAAAAGTATTAAATCTGGATGATTGGATTTAATTCGTAAATTCCTATACCCGACATTTACTCAAACTGCACACTATATCTATGAAACAACTTGTCCAGAATCTCCGGACGGGAGAGACATTCGTATTGAAAGTGCCCGTACCGCTCGCCAGAAAGGGCTATGTGCTCATCCGAAGCCGGAAAAGCCTCATTTCTGCCGGCACGGAACGAATGCTGGTCCGGTTTGCCAAAGCCGGTTTTTTAGCCAAAGCCCGCCAGCAGCCCGATAAGCTGCGCCTCGTTCTCGACAAAATCAGGACCGATGGCTTTTTGAAAACGACACGCTCAGTGCTCCGCAGGCTGGATCAGCTCCTGCCGTTAGGTTATTGTAATGTGGGCGAAATAGTGGCGATAGGCGACGGCGTGGAGGGCTTTACCATTGGTGACCGGGTGGTGAGCAATGGTCCGCACGCGGAAATGGTGTGTGTGCCGGTAAACCTGGTTGCAAAAGTACCAGCCAATGTGCCCGACGACGAGGCCGCATTCGCGGTGCTGGGTGCTGTGGGGCTGCATGCCGTACGTTTGCTCGCGCCGGCGCTGGGCGAGCGCGTGGCGGTAATCGGACTGGGGCTGGTCGGTTTGATGGTGGTGGACCTGCTGCTCGCGCAGGGATGCCAGCCCATTGGCCTGGAACCGGATGAGGCACGGATGCGAATCGCGGACAAGAAAGGAATCCCGGTGCTCAATCCGCTCAAAACGGCCCCGGCAGCCATTCTGGAACGATATGGCGAAATGGACGCGGTGATCATCACAGCCTCGGGGAAGTCGCCGGGAATTATTTCAATGGCCTCTGCGATCTGTCGGAAAAGAGGCAAAATCGTGCTTACAGGCGATGTCCCGCTGCATCTGAACCGCTCCGATTTTTATCAAAAAGAACTTACATTCCAGGTTTCCTGCGCCTACGGGCCCGGGCGCTACGACCACGCGTACGAGGAATTGGGGCTTGACTATCCCTTACCGTACGTCCGCTGGACAGAAAATCGCAATTTCCAGGAAGTGCTGCGACTGCTCGCGAGTGGAGCCCTTCGCGTAATACCGCTGATTTCGGGTCACATTACATTGGAGGACTATTCTAAAATTCACACGAATAAGGCAAAACCGCTGGGAATAGTGATTGACTACGACGGTAAATGCAAGTCCGATGAACCTTTGATCGTTGAGCGGGTAAAGACATTCGGTAGGGCAAAAGTGGTGGCTGCGGTCATCGGGGCGGGAAATTTTGCCGGTATGACGCTGTTACCCTCTCTTCGTGGAAAGCCGGTTAAATACATCGCGAGTTCAGGCGGGTTAAGGGCCGCTGAACTAGCCCAAAAGCACGGCATTCCGCTAGTACTTTCAGATTACCGGCAGATTTTGGAGGACAACGAGGTCAATCTGGTGATCATCGCGACGCGCCACGACCAGCACGTGCCCATTGTGATTGATGCATTGCAGGCCGGGAAGCATGTTTTTGTTGAAAAGCCGCTGGCGATCGATGCGCAGGGTATTGATGCCGTGCAATCAGCCTTCAAGCAAGCGCCCGCACCCGTTTCACTCACCGTTGGCTTCAACAGAAGATACGCGCCGCAGATTTTGAAAATGTGCGAATTGCTGGATGGCGCACCGATGAACATCACAATCACCGTGAATGCGGGTAACATCTCGGAAAATGCGTGGGTGCACGACGGCACGCGGGGCGGCGGTCGGTTGGTTGGCGAAGCATGTCATTTTATTGATTTGGTGACATGGCTGGCGCAGAGCCCCGTAAAGGAAGTTTGTGCCAATGCCCTCACTGTTCGCGGTTGTATGAGTGCTGAAAATGTAAGTGTGCTGATGCGTCTCGAAAATGGCTCTGCCGGAGTCGTTAACTATTTTTCAAACGGTCATGGTGGTTATCCAAAGGAGCGCGTGGAGGTACATTCGCTCGGGCGAACATTGGTTCTGGACAATTTCAGAAAGCTTACCGGCTATGGTTTTCGGGATTTCAACGAGGAAAAGCTGCAACCGAATAAAGGACATCAAGAGCAATTCGATAGGTTGTTTGAACACATTTCCACCGGAAAAGGACCGCTTATGCGGGCAGAAGAGATCTGGAATTCGAGCCGGGCCGCATTGGCGGCGCGGGATAGCCTGTGGATGGGCGGTTGGGTGAAAGTAGTATGAAAATGCTCCGGGACTTGTCGCTGCTTTGGCATATTGTTCGCCAAATGGGCTGGGGATATGTACTTTTTCGCGCTGGTTATTGGCTAGAAGGCAAAACCGGCTTGCTCCGACTTCGTTTTCCCAAACGATCAACCAGGCGATCGTTCATTAGCCTCCGGGAATGGCGAGATCGCAACCCTGCATTTCTCTTCGATCCTCATGAGGTGAATGTGAGCAGGAATGCGGGGCTTCACGAGTTGAAGTGGCGGGTTAGCCAAATCAGGCGCCGGAGGTTTCAGTATTTCAGCAGTCAATGGTTTGATGTTCACGATTGGCATACTAATCCGCTGACAGGCTATCGGTACAATGTGAATGAGCATTGGTCGCTAGTGGATGACTTTTCGGTAACGGCGGGAGATATCAAATATGTCTGGGAAAAATCGAGGTTTACATTTCTGTATGACCTCATTCGATATGACTATCATTTCAATGAGGATCAATCTGCGGAGGCTTTCACACTGATTTCCGATTGGATCGCTCAAAATCCCGTCAATCGCGGCCCGAACTGGAAATGCAGCCAGGAAATCGCCCTGCGTGTGTTAAACTGGACTTTTGCATTGCATTACTTTCGAGGCTCGCACGCATTGAACCAAAGTCTACTCGATCAAATACTGTGCAGCATTTACGACCAAATCCGGCATGTTGCCCAAAACATCCGTTTTTCCAGGACTGCCGTCCGCAACAACCATATCCTTACCGAAGCAATGGGCCTTTTTACAACCGGGTTAACATTCCCGTTTTTCCCCGAAAGTCCGGAATGGGAAAAGGCAGGCAAGGAGTTATTTGAAAGAGAAATCATCACGCAAATCGCGCCGGATGGAACGTATCTGCAATTTTCCATGAACTATCACCGGGTGGTAGTGCAACTGCTCACCTGGGGAATCCGGCTGGGCGAGGTGCATGGCGATTGTCTCTGCGAAACCGTTTATGCACAGGCGAAGGCTTCGCTGGTGTTTCTGAGAACCTGCCAGGATGATAGCAATGGTCAACTTCCTCACTACGGGCATTGCGACGGCGCCCTGTTTTTTCCGCTATCGGAGTGTGAGTTCAGGGATTTTCGCCCTCAAATGGCTGCTTTGGCAAATGTGCAGGGTGTTGATTTGGGTTATCAGACGGGAAAATGGTTGGAGGAAAGCCATTGGTTGTGTGGACATCGCCGACCGATAGCGGCACAAATCAATCCCCGCTGCTTGTCAACTTTCCGGGATGGGGGCTACCATGTTATCCGAAATGCCGGCACAATTACATTCCTGCGCTGCGGAAGTTACAAGAGCCGGCCATTTCAGGCAGATAACAATCATCTCGATATCTGGATAAATGGTCGAAATATCCTGCGCGACGCCGGAACGTGGCTTTACAATGCCGATGAGGAATCGACGCGGTATTTTTCCGGCACCCGCTCGCATAACACGGTTACGATCGGTGATTTCGACCAAATGCAGAAAGACCGGCGTTTCATTTGGACGCACTGGATCACCAGCGCCAATGGCCAATGCGGCCGCGGCAACGATGAATGCTGGATTGAAGCCGAGTTCGAGGGGTTTCGCCATGTAGGCAAGGATATCGTCCACAAGCGGCGTGTCATAAAGCAGGTTGGCCGGCTCCACTGGGTAATCGAGGACTGGGTAGCGAACGTGCCGACCGGCTTGCAAGTCCGGCAGCGATGGCATCCCGATGAACATTTCAGCCGCGATTTCTGCATCCGGACGTTCGACGAGCACGGACATGAAATTCTTCCTGTCGTCGACTCGGGCTGGTATTCAGCTTTTTATGGTCATAAAATCCAAAGTAATATGCTGGTTTTCGAAACTTCCGGGAATTATTTCAAAACCATCATCGAAAAAATATAAGTGACCAATGCACCAGGTTGTCGTATCAATGGAAAACGACAACTTGAACATGCATATCCTGCTCATTCACCAATATTTTCTGGAAGACAATGCCGGCGGCGGCTCGCGGTGGAACGAGATGGCGCGGATCTGGGCCGAGGAGGGGCATGCCGTGACGGTGATCGCCGGGGATATCCATTATATGCACGAAACCGGGGCGGGAGTGAGGCGTGAGCGTTTCGCAGTCGGTGTGAATGGGGACGGCGTCACGGTCATTCGCTGCAAGTTGCCGCGAAATTATCATATCGGCTTGCGGGGACGGTATTGGGGCTATGTGTTTTTCGCGATGGCCGCCGTGTATGCCGGTCTGCGCAGGGCGGTTTCGGTATATGACTGCATTATAGCCACGTCGCCACCACTATTTGCAGGCATTCCGGGGCTGATTCTTTCTAAATGGAAGCGCATTCCGTTCGTTTTCGAGATCCGCGATTTATGGCCGGAGTCAGCCGTTGAAATGGGTATAGTCAAAAACCGGATGCTCATTCGGCTGGCAGTTTTATTTGAAAAATACCTCTACCGAACAGCCGCGCGGATCATCGTGCTGACGCCCGCCTTTCGCGAAAAGCTGATCCTGACGAAAGGGGTTGAGCGTGAAAAAATAGTGTTAATCCCTAACGCGGCAGACTTTCGATGGAGTGAACAGGCGCTGGCAAGCTCGGCCCCGGTCGCATTACGCGCAAAGCTTGGCCTCGAAAAGAAATTTGTGATTATTTACGTAGGCGCACATGGATTGGCGAACGATCTCATTCAACTCTTGCACGCCGCTGCATTGCTCCGCGATACGGATGCGCACTTTCTGATGGTGGGCGATGGCATGCAGAAGCAAATGCTGATGGACAAAGTGGCGGCATTGGGCCTGCATAATGTCTCATTTCTGGACCCGGTGCCTAAGGAGGAAATTTTCCATTACATTATCATGGCTGACGCCGGAGTAGCTGTTTTGAAGAAAGCAGAGGTTTTTAAAACCATTTACAGTAACAAAACATTTGACTACCTCTCCTGCAAAAAACCGGTGCTGATGGCGATCGACGGCATTTCGCGCATATTGATAGAACAAGCAGCGGCAGGGCTGTTCGCCGAGCCGGGCAATGCGGCAAACTTTGCGGATAAAGTGCGGGTTTATATGAACGACCGGGCGCTTTTGCGCAAACATGGTGAAAATGGCTATGACTTTGTCCGGCGGAATTTTGATCGCGGCGTGCTGGCGAAAGATTTGTTGAAAGGACTTCAAAAGATGCGCGTGAGCAATTGTAAAACAGACCGTTTCGTAAGCTGAAAAGTGAACCGAATGTGTCTACGAGGGGTTTCTTAATAAATGAAACTCGAATGAAAAACATCGCACATTTGCTCCCCGAATCGGTTAGAAACGGGGCATATACATATTCCGGTTACATGCAGTTGATGGAACAGGTCGTTCTCGAAAACCGGACCACCGGACCCAAGCAGTCCGAAGAGCTCAGCCATTATACAAAGCTCAATCTGGCCAGAATGCAGCGGCTCAACAAAAAGGTTACTGTTAGCGATTCGTTGAAGGAAGTTATCGAACAGATAGACATCCCGCAAACCTGGTATATCCTTACCGAAGCCTGGTGTGGCGATGCGGCCCAGAATATCCCGCCGATAGTGGCGGCCTCGCTGGCCAACCCATTGATCACCGTTAAATTGCTGCTTCGCGACGAAAATCTGGACCTGATGGGCGCATATCTGACAAACGGAGGCAAATCTATCCCCAAGCTCATCGCGGTGGACGAGGATTTTAACGAGCTCTTCACCTGGGGGCCGCGCCCGGCGGGGGCTCAGATGCTCTTGCGGGAGTACAAAGCGAATCCGGTGAAGCCTTACAGTGAGTTTGCGGAGGATATCCAGCGCTGGTACATTGCGGATAAAAACGAGTCGCTGCACCGCGAATTGCAGGAGCTTTTGGAAGCAGTGGCCGTGGATAAGTAAGTTTTTAAACCGTTTACTCTATATTTGTCGTAGGGTAAATGCAATACCAACGAACAGGGATTTTGTCAGAATACTTTAAAAATATATCCGACGGCATCAGTACGACCCTCACGGGCATGCGGCTGACGTTACGGCACCTCTGGAATGCGCGCAAAAGCCGTAAGCCTGCGGATATCCGTTCATCCAGCTTTTACGACCAGCAGGATGGGATCGTCACCATCCAATACCCCCAGGAAACCATTCCCATTCCAGACAATGGCAGGTACCGTTTGCACAATGAAATGGACGACTGCATTGTTTGCGACAAATGTGCGAAGGTTTGTCCCGTGGATTGTATTGACATTGAGCCTATTAAAGCCGTAGAGGACGTTGGTCGCGCCTCCGACGGTTCGCCGATCCGTT includes:
- a CDS encoding glycosyltransferase family 4 protein, yielding MENDNLNMHILLIHQYFLEDNAGGGSRWNEMARIWAEEGHAVTVIAGDIHYMHETGAGVRRERFAVGVNGDGVTVIRCKLPRNYHIGLRGRYWGYVFFAMAAVYAGLRRAVSVYDCIIATSPPLFAGIPGLILSKWKRIPFVFEIRDLWPESAVEMGIVKNRMLIRLAVLFEKYLYRTAARIIVLTPAFREKLILTKGVEREKIVLIPNAADFRWSEQALASSAPVALRAKLGLEKKFVIIYVGAHGLANDLIQLLHAAALLRDTDAHFLMVGDGMQKQMLMDKVAALGLHNVSFLDPVPKEEIFHYIIMADAGVAVLKKAEVFKTIYSNKTFDYLSCKKPVLMAIDGISRILIEQAAAGLFAEPGNAANFADKVRVYMNDRALLRKHGENGYDFVRRNFDRGVLAKDLLKGLQKMRVSNCKTDRFVS
- a CDS encoding thioredoxin family protein, with protein sequence MKNIAHLLPESVRNGAYTYSGYMQLMEQVVLENRTTGPKQSEELSHYTKLNLARMQRLNKKVTVSDSLKEVIEQIDIPQTWYILTEAWCGDAAQNIPPIVAASLANPLITVKLLLRDENLDLMGAYLTNGGKSIPKLIAVDEDFNELFTWGPRPAGAQMLLREYKANPVKPYSEFAEDIQRWYIADKNESLHRELQELLEAVAVDK